Proteins encoded within one genomic window of Lepidochelys kempii isolate rLepKem1 chromosome 11, rLepKem1.hap2, whole genome shotgun sequence:
- the PRKAG3 gene encoding 5'-AMP-activated protein kinase subunit gamma-3: MLTITDFINILHRYYRSPLVQIYELEDHKIETWREVYLQGSLKPLVSISPNDSLFNAVYHLIKNRIHRLPVIEPLSGNVLCILTHKRILKFLHIFGAMLPKPRFLQRTIQELGVGTFRDVAMVLETAPVYMALEIFVDRRVSALPVINEAGEVVGLYSRFDVIHLAAQKTYNNLDMSVREALRQRTICLEGVLTCHPHETMGDVIDRIAKEQVHRLVLVDEKNSPRGIVSLSDILQALVLTPAGINALNS, encoded by the exons GTGCAGATCTATGAGCTGGAAGACCATAAAATTGAGACCTGGAGAG AGGTTTATCTGCAAGGCTCCCTGAAGCCCCTGGTCTCCATCTCCCCCAATGACAG CCTCTTCAACGCCGTCTACCACCTGATCAAGAACAGGATCCACCGGCTGCCGGTGATCGAGCCCTTGTCCGGCAACGTGCTCTGCATCCTGACACACAAGCGCATCCTCAAGTTCCTCCACATCTTt GGGGCCATGCTGCCCAAGCCGCGGTTCCTGCAGAGAACCATCCAGGAGCTGGGCGTGGGCACCTTCCGGGACGTGGCCATGGTGCTGGAGACGGCGCCTGTCTACATGGCCCTGGAGATCTTCGTCGACCGCCGGGTGTCGGCACTGCCCGTCATAAACGAAGCCG GGGAGGTCGTGGGCTTGTACTCCAGGTTTGACGTGATC cacctgGCTGCCCAGAAGACCTACAACAACCTGGACATGAGCGTGCGGGAGGCCCTGAGGCAGCGAACGATCTGCCTGGAGGGGGTGCTCACCTGTCACCCCCACGAGACCATGGGCGACGTCATCGACCGCATCGCAAAGGAGCAg GTCCATCGCCTGGTTCTGGTGGACGAGAAGAACTCGCCACGGGGGATCGTCTCCCTCTCCGACATCCTGCAGGCCCTGGTGCTGACGCCCGCAGGTATCAATGCTCTTAACTCTTAA